A genomic stretch from Thunnus maccoyii chromosome 19, fThuMac1.1, whole genome shotgun sequence includes:
- the tbx3a gene encoding T-box transcription factor TBX3a isoform X2 — MNFLMRDPVIQGSSMAYHPFIPHRGPEFAMSAMLGHQPPFFPALALPPSGSLSLPGALGKPIMDQLLGAAETGLHFSSLGHQTAAAHLRPLKTLEPEEEVEDDPKVHLEAKELWELFHKRGTEMVITKSGRRMFPPFKVRCTGLDKKAKYILLMDIVAADDCRYKFHNSRWMVAGKADPEMPKRMYIHPDSPATGEQWMSKVVNFHKLKLTNNISDKHGFTILNSMHKYQPRFHIVRANDILKLPYSTFRTYVFPETDFIAVTAYQNDKITQLKIDHNPFAKGFRDTGNGRREKRKQLALQSIRSYEEQQKKENGASDDSSGEQPSFKCFGQASSPAVSTVGPPHLKDFCDSDEDSDDESKDGHIKDGPDSSKISTTTEDGKDHEASPAKGHSFSNSDSTNRNRDSGPRTEKSQADSRQSPITVISSTTRSGEDLKSPSLDQPKTDECRSISKDSFMPLTVQTDSPHIGHSHLHNFGFPTGLTGQQFFNHLGSAHPFLLHPSQFNMGGAFSNMAAGMGPLLAAVSTEGVSTMDTTSMASPQQSLTGAPGLPFHLQQHVLASQGIAMSPFGSLFPYPYTYMAAAAAASSAAAASSSVHRHPFLNAVRPRLRYSPYSLPMTVPDSTLLTTAMPSSMAGSATELKGDGMVPASPASAVTLDSTSEVTSHSSTISSGSVSMSPKTCTEKDAANELQSIQRLVSGLDSNQDRPRSGSP, encoded by the exons ATGAACTTCCTGATGAGAGATCCAGTCATACAGGGATCAAGTATGGCATATCATCCGTTTATACCTCACCGGGGTCCGGAATTTGCCATGAGTGCAATGCTGGGTCACCAGCCTCCATTCTTCCCGGCCCTGGCTCTCCCTCCTAGCGGCTCCCTCTCTCTGCCGGGCGCGCTGGGAAAGCCGATCATGGACCAGCTGCTGGGAGCTGCGGAGACCGGCCTCCACTTTTCCTCGCTGGGGCACCAGACTGCGGCCGCCCACCTCAGGCCTCTCAAGACTCTGGAGCCcgaggaagaggtggaggacGACCCCAAAGTTCACCTGGAAGCCAAGGAGCTTTGGGAACTCTTCCACAAAAGAGGCACTGAGATGGTGATCACAAAATCCGGAAG GCGGATGTTCCCTCCGTTCAAAGTGAGGTGCACTGGTCTGGACAAGAAGGCCAAATATATTCTCTTGATGGATATTGTTGCTGCCGACGACTGCAGGTACAAATTTCATAACTCCCGCTGGATGGTGGCAGGGAAGGCCGACCCCGAAATGCCAAAGAGGATGTACATTCACCCGGACAGTCCGGCTACTGGTGAACAGTGGATGTCAAAAGTCGTCAATTTTCACAAACTCAAGCTGACAAACAACATCTCCGACAAGCATGGATTT accATACTTAACTCGATGCACAAATATCAGCCTCGATTTCACATTGTGAGGGCCAACGATATTCTCAAACTCCCGTACAGTACCTTCAGGACTTATGTTTTTCCTGAAACGGATTTCATTGCCGTGACTGCTTATCAAAATGACAAG ATAACCCAGCTGAAAATTGACCATAATCCATTTGCCAAAGGATTCCGTGACACTGGCAATGGGAGACGGGAAAAGAG GAAACAGCTGGCTCTGCAGTCCATTCGTTCATACGAGGAGCAGCAGAAAAAGGAGAACGGGGCTTCAGACGACTCCTCTGGAGAGCAGCCTTCCTTTAAGTGCTTCGGCCAGGCCTCGTCCCCTGCCGTGTCTACCGTGGGCCCCCCACACCTTAAAG attTCTGCGACAGCGATGAGGACAGCGACGACGAGAGCAAAGACGGACACATCAAAGATGGTCCGGACTCCAGCAAGATTTCCACAACTACGGAGGATGGAAAGGACCATGAGGCGAGCCCAGCTAAGGGGCACTCCTTTAGTAACAGTGATTCTACCAACAGAAACCGCGACAGCGGCCCTAGGACTGAGAAAAGCCAGGCAGACTCGAGGCAGAGCCCCATCACAGTCATCTCCAGTACCACCCGCTCTGGAGAAGACCTCAAGAGCCCGAGTCTGGACCAGCCGAAAACGGACGAGTGCAGATCGATAAGCAAGGACAGTTTCATGCCTTTGACTGTTCAGACTGACAGCCCGCACATAGGCCACAGCCACTTGCATAATTTTGGATTTCCAACAGGTCTAACAGGACAACAGTTTTTCAATCACCTAGGGAGCGCGCATCCGTTTCTCTTGCACCCCAGTCAGTTCAACATGGGAGGTGCATTCTCAAACATGGCCGCGGGCATGGGGCCACTATTGGCAGCTGTGTCCACGGAAGGGGTGAGCACCATGGACACGACTAGCATGGCATCACCTCAGCAAAGCTTGACGGGAGCGCCAGGTCTACCCTTTCATCTGCAGCAACATGTTTTGGCGTCACAG GGTATTGCCATGTCCCCGTTTGGCAGTTTGTTCCCTTATCCCTACACGTACATggcagcagccgcagcagccTCGTCCGCTGCCGCAGCCTCCTCCTCGGTGCACCGGCACCCCTTCCTGAACGCAGTGCGCCCTCGACTCAGGTACAGCCCTTACTCCCTTCCCATGACGGTACCGGACAGCACACTGCTCACCACCGCCATGCCCTCCTCCATGGCAGGCAGCGCGACCGAGCTGAAAGGGGACGGCATGGTCCCAGCAAGTCCCGCGTCTGCTGTCACCCTGGATTCCACATCGGAGGTGACCAGCCACTCGTCCACCATATCCTCCGGCTCGGTTTCCATGTCACCAAAAACTTGCACAGAGAAAGACGCCGCCAACGAGCTGCAGAGCATCCAGCGCCTGGTCAGTGGACTGGACTCGAATCAGGACAGGCCACGAAGCGGGTCCCCCTAG
- the tbx3a gene encoding T-box transcription factor TBX3a isoform X1, with the protein MNFLMRDPVIQGSSMAYHPFIPHRGPEFAMSAMLGHQPPFFPALALPPSGSLSLPGALGKPIMDQLLGAAETGLHFSSLGHQTAAAHLRPLKTLEPEEEVEDDPKVHLEAKELWELFHKRGTEMVITKSGRRMFPPFKVRCTGLDKKAKYILLMDIVAADDCRYKFHNSRWMVAGKADPEMPKRMYIHPDSPATGEQWMSKVVNFHKLKLTNNISDKHGFVSSTNTILNSMHKYQPRFHIVRANDILKLPYSTFRTYVFPETDFIAVTAYQNDKITQLKIDHNPFAKGFRDTGNGRREKRKQLALQSIRSYEEQQKKENGASDDSSGEQPSFKCFGQASSPAVSTVGPPHLKDFCDSDEDSDDESKDGHIKDGPDSSKISTTTEDGKDHEASPAKGHSFSNSDSTNRNRDSGPRTEKSQADSRQSPITVISSTTRSGEDLKSPSLDQPKTDECRSISKDSFMPLTVQTDSPHIGHSHLHNFGFPTGLTGQQFFNHLGSAHPFLLHPSQFNMGGAFSNMAAGMGPLLAAVSTEGVSTMDTTSMASPQQSLTGAPGLPFHLQQHVLASQGIAMSPFGSLFPYPYTYMAAAAAASSAAAASSSVHRHPFLNAVRPRLRYSPYSLPMTVPDSTLLTTAMPSSMAGSATELKGDGMVPASPASAVTLDSTSEVTSHSSTISSGSVSMSPKTCTEKDAANELQSIQRLVSGLDSNQDRPRSGSP; encoded by the exons ATGAACTTCCTGATGAGAGATCCAGTCATACAGGGATCAAGTATGGCATATCATCCGTTTATACCTCACCGGGGTCCGGAATTTGCCATGAGTGCAATGCTGGGTCACCAGCCTCCATTCTTCCCGGCCCTGGCTCTCCCTCCTAGCGGCTCCCTCTCTCTGCCGGGCGCGCTGGGAAAGCCGATCATGGACCAGCTGCTGGGAGCTGCGGAGACCGGCCTCCACTTTTCCTCGCTGGGGCACCAGACTGCGGCCGCCCACCTCAGGCCTCTCAAGACTCTGGAGCCcgaggaagaggtggaggacGACCCCAAAGTTCACCTGGAAGCCAAGGAGCTTTGGGAACTCTTCCACAAAAGAGGCACTGAGATGGTGATCACAAAATCCGGAAG GCGGATGTTCCCTCCGTTCAAAGTGAGGTGCACTGGTCTGGACAAGAAGGCCAAATATATTCTCTTGATGGATATTGTTGCTGCCGACGACTGCAGGTACAAATTTCATAACTCCCGCTGGATGGTGGCAGGGAAGGCCGACCCCGAAATGCCAAAGAGGATGTACATTCACCCGGACAGTCCGGCTACTGGTGAACAGTGGATGTCAAAAGTCGTCAATTTTCACAAACTCAAGCTGACAAACAACATCTCCGACAAGCATGGATTTGTAAGTTCAACTAAT accATACTTAACTCGATGCACAAATATCAGCCTCGATTTCACATTGTGAGGGCCAACGATATTCTCAAACTCCCGTACAGTACCTTCAGGACTTATGTTTTTCCTGAAACGGATTTCATTGCCGTGACTGCTTATCAAAATGACAAG ATAACCCAGCTGAAAATTGACCATAATCCATTTGCCAAAGGATTCCGTGACACTGGCAATGGGAGACGGGAAAAGAG GAAACAGCTGGCTCTGCAGTCCATTCGTTCATACGAGGAGCAGCAGAAAAAGGAGAACGGGGCTTCAGACGACTCCTCTGGAGAGCAGCCTTCCTTTAAGTGCTTCGGCCAGGCCTCGTCCCCTGCCGTGTCTACCGTGGGCCCCCCACACCTTAAAG attTCTGCGACAGCGATGAGGACAGCGACGACGAGAGCAAAGACGGACACATCAAAGATGGTCCGGACTCCAGCAAGATTTCCACAACTACGGAGGATGGAAAGGACCATGAGGCGAGCCCAGCTAAGGGGCACTCCTTTAGTAACAGTGATTCTACCAACAGAAACCGCGACAGCGGCCCTAGGACTGAGAAAAGCCAGGCAGACTCGAGGCAGAGCCCCATCACAGTCATCTCCAGTACCACCCGCTCTGGAGAAGACCTCAAGAGCCCGAGTCTGGACCAGCCGAAAACGGACGAGTGCAGATCGATAAGCAAGGACAGTTTCATGCCTTTGACTGTTCAGACTGACAGCCCGCACATAGGCCACAGCCACTTGCATAATTTTGGATTTCCAACAGGTCTAACAGGACAACAGTTTTTCAATCACCTAGGGAGCGCGCATCCGTTTCTCTTGCACCCCAGTCAGTTCAACATGGGAGGTGCATTCTCAAACATGGCCGCGGGCATGGGGCCACTATTGGCAGCTGTGTCCACGGAAGGGGTGAGCACCATGGACACGACTAGCATGGCATCACCTCAGCAAAGCTTGACGGGAGCGCCAGGTCTACCCTTTCATCTGCAGCAACATGTTTTGGCGTCACAG GGTATTGCCATGTCCCCGTTTGGCAGTTTGTTCCCTTATCCCTACACGTACATggcagcagccgcagcagccTCGTCCGCTGCCGCAGCCTCCTCCTCGGTGCACCGGCACCCCTTCCTGAACGCAGTGCGCCCTCGACTCAGGTACAGCCCTTACTCCCTTCCCATGACGGTACCGGACAGCACACTGCTCACCACCGCCATGCCCTCCTCCATGGCAGGCAGCGCGACCGAGCTGAAAGGGGACGGCATGGTCCCAGCAAGTCCCGCGTCTGCTGTCACCCTGGATTCCACATCGGAGGTGACCAGCCACTCGTCCACCATATCCTCCGGCTCGGTTTCCATGTCACCAAAAACTTGCACAGAGAAAGACGCCGCCAACGAGCTGCAGAGCATCCAGCGCCTGGTCAGTGGACTGGACTCGAATCAGGACAGGCCACGAAGCGGGTCCCCCTAG